A single window of Desulfovibrio sp. G11 DNA harbors:
- a CDS encoding ATP-dependent Clp protease proteolytic subunit has product MSLIPMVIETTGRSERAYDIYSRLLKDRIVLLGSEVNDTVASLICAQLLFLESQDPEKEISLYINSPGGSVTAGLAIYDTLRFISAPVSTVCMGRAASMGAFLLAAGKPGLRYALPNSQIMIHQPSAGYQGQATDIEIHAKEVLRLKERLNRILAENTGRPYKDIVKATERDNFLTPEEAKDLGIIDRVLVSRQDMAQEKSE; this is encoded by the coding sequence ATGTCGCTTATACCTATGGTTATTGAAACCACCGGCCGTTCCGAACGCGCCTACGATATCTATTCGCGCCTGCTCAAGGACCGCATCGTTCTGCTGGGGTCCGAGGTCAACGACACCGTGGCCTCGCTGATCTGCGCCCAGCTGCTTTTTCTTGAATCGCAGGATCCGGAAAAGGAAATTTCTCTCTATATCAACTCGCCCGGCGGCTCGGTTACCGCTGGTCTTGCCATCTATGACACCCTGCGCTTCATTTCCGCGCCTGTTTCCACGGTGTGCATGGGGCGTGCTGCCAGCATGGGCGCTTTTTTGCTGGCCGCGGGCAAACCGGGGCTGCGCTACGCCCTGCCCAACAGCCAGATCATGATTCACCAGCCTTCGGCCGGGTATCAGGGGCAGGCCACTGATATAGAGATTCATGCCAAAGAGGTGCTGCGGCTCAAAGAGCGCCTCAACCGCATACTTGCCGAAAATACCGGTCGTCCTTACAAGGATATTGTCAAGGCGACCGAACGCGATAACTTTTTGACTCCTGAAGAAGCCAAAGACCTGGGCATTATCGACCGCGTACTGGTTTCGCGCCAGGACATGGCTCAGGAAAAGAGCGAATAA